One Chromatiaceae bacterium DNA segment encodes these proteins:
- a CDS encoding HAMP domain-containing histidine kinase — protein sequence MRRLRDLSFRYKIPLRGSVLVIVTAAAVTTSLIVREYDELKQDLLANSASLGRLLAKTLVTPITHDDLWRAFEIINSPFQTHPQEYAQLGVEVVLVLDPRQQVYVSTQPSQYPMLADPARINPDFHALAPALTQYREFETRPVEIPGSDKIYMVTPIVADGVLLGHLVMGYSKGVFVPRFLAIARRAALVTLVVIAFLIPASWLWAQRFAVPMVRLAQSMGKVGARIPDDEEIQVEESRDELGQVGTAFKRMVGELREKESLKRAVMLSERLAAIGRLSAGIAHEINNPLGGMLNAIDTFKHHGKLDPVAERTINLLERGLVQIRDTVAALLVEARVETHPLTRQDIEDTHTLIQADIQRKRADFAWDNDIVETLPLPSTLVRQILINLMLNAAQAIGERGQMGCQVYRDSTHLHLVVRNDGGYIPPERAEYLFEPFSTGRESGHGLGLWVTYQIVTQLGGEIVVESVPGDTRFAVSLPLPAPCT from the coding sequence ATGCGGCGGCTTCGTGATCTCAGCTTCCGTTACAAGATCCCGTTGCGCGGCAGCGTGCTGGTCATCGTCACGGCGGCCGCGGTGACCACCTCGCTGATCGTCCGGGAGTACGACGAGCTCAAGCAGGACCTCCTGGCCAATTCCGCGAGCCTGGGCCGGCTGCTGGCCAAGACCCTGGTCACCCCCATCACCCACGACGACCTGTGGCGGGCCTTCGAGATCATCAACTCGCCATTCCAGACCCACCCCCAGGAGTATGCCCAGCTCGGGGTGGAGGTAGTGCTGGTGCTCGACCCCCGCCAGCAGGTCTATGTCTCGACCCAACCCAGCCAGTACCCGATGCTGGCCGATCCGGCGCGGATCAACCCCGACTTCCATGCGCTGGCGCCGGCCCTGACCCAGTACCGCGAATTCGAGACCCGGCCGGTGGAGATCCCCGGGTCGGACAAGATCTATATGGTGACCCCGATCGTCGCCGACGGGGTCTTGCTCGGGCATCTGGTGATGGGTTATTCGAAGGGTGTCTTCGTGCCGCGCTTCCTCGCCATCGCACGGCGGGCCGCCCTCGTCACCCTAGTCGTGATCGCGTTCCTGATCCCGGCCAGTTGGCTCTGGGCCCAGCGCTTTGCCGTGCCGATGGTGAGGCTGGCGCAGAGCATGGGTAAGGTGGGCGCGCGCATCCCCGACGACGAGGAGATTCAGGTCGAGGAATCGCGCGATGAGCTCGGACAGGTGGGCACTGCCTTCAAGCGCATGGTCGGGGAGCTGCGGGAAAAGGAATCGCTCAAGCGCGCGGTCATGTTGTCGGAACGCCTGGCGGCCATCGGACGCCTCTCGGCGGGTATCGCCCACGAGATCAACAACCCGCTGGGCGGCATGCTCAATGCCATCGACACCTTTAAGCACCACGGTAAGCTCGACCCCGTTGCCGAGCGCACCATCAATCTGCTCGAGCGCGGCCTGGTGCAGATCAGGGACACGGTCGCCGCCCTGCTGGTCGAGGCCAGGGTGGAGACCCACCCGCTGACTCGCCAGGACATCGAGGACACCCATACCCTGATTCAGGCCGACATCCAACGCAAGCGCGCCGACTTCGCCTGGGACAACGACATCGTCGAGACCCTGCCGTTGCCTTCGACACTGGTGCGCCAGATTCTGATCAACCTTATGCTGAACGCGGCCCAGGCGATCGGGGAGCGGGGCCAGATGGGCTGCCAGGTCTATCGCGACAGCACCCATCTGCATCTAGTAGTCAGGAACGACGGAGGCTACATTCCCCCGGAGCGTGCGGAGTACCTCTTCGAGCCCTTCTCGACCGGGCGTGAATCCGGTCATGGCCTGGGTCTCTGGGTCACCTACCAGATCGTCACCCAGCTTGGCGGCGAGATCGTCGTCGAAAGCGTGCCGGGCGACACACGTTTTGCCGTTTCTTTGCCGCTACCGGCACCCTGCACATGA
- a CDS encoding PhnD/SsuA/transferrin family substrate-binding protein, producing MAAMAATQTPWGLARADERTDALRIGLTPVFLDDQVAFLSDWRLYLEARLLHPVRFVQRGTYREIMDLLRTDRLDYAWVCGYPYVRQAADLQLLAVPLFEGKPLYRSYLIVLASDTVTRSILDLRGKVFAFSDPDSNSGWLYPNYALVQLQERPKAFFARTFFTWAHRKVLEAVAAGLAQGGAVDGYVWETVQRLQPQLTGQTRIVVKSPEFGFPPLVARRGAEPAPLLAMRQVLLEMGRDADGAALLRRLNLDGFVAGEEALFEGIAHMVKAVDAASHAAAS from the coding sequence ATGGCGGCGATGGCGGCGACCCAGACGCCCTGGGGGCTCGCGCGGGCCGATGAGCGCACCGATGCGTTACGCATCGGTCTGACCCCGGTGTTTCTCGACGATCAGGTCGCCTTCCTCAGCGACTGGCGCCTGTACCTGGAGGCGCGGCTGCTGCACCCGGTGCGCTTCGTGCAGCGCGGCACCTATCGCGAGATCATGGACCTGTTGCGCACGGACAGGCTCGATTACGCCTGGGTCTGCGGCTATCCCTACGTGCGCCAGGCCGCGGACCTCCAGTTGCTCGCCGTACCGCTGTTCGAGGGCAAGCCGCTCTATCGGTCCTATTTGATCGTGCTGGCGTCGGATACGGTGACGCGCTCCATCCTCGATCTGCGCGGCAAGGTCTTCGCCTTCTCCGACCCCGATTCCAACTCGGGCTGGCTCTATCCCAACTATGCCCTAGTCCAGTTGCAGGAGCGGCCCAAGGCCTTCTTTGCCCGCACCTTCTTCACCTGGGCGCACCGCAAGGTCCTGGAGGCGGTGGCGGCCGGCCTGGCCCAGGGGGGTGCGGTCGATGGCTATGTCTGGGAGACGGTGCAGCGGCTCCAGCCGCAACTGACGGGGCAGACCCGCATCGTGGTGAAGTCGCCCGAGTTCGGCTTTCCGCCGCTGGTCGCGCGAAGGGGGGCCGAGCCCGCACCCCTCCTGGCGATGCGCCAGGTACTGCTGGAGATGGGGCGCGATGCCGATGGCGCCGCGCTGTTGCGGCGGCTGAATCTCGACGGTTTCGTCGCGGGTGAAGAGGCCCTGTTCGAGGGTATCGCCCACATGGTCAAGGCGGTCGACGCGGCGTCCCATGCGGCGGCTTCGTGA